From a single Brassica oleracea var. oleracea cultivar TO1000 chromosome C5, BOL, whole genome shotgun sequence genomic region:
- the LOC106343406 gene encoding uncharacterized protein LOC106343406, protein MQGNRDGSWPLRATANGGSGGYHPQPTRVYSNFNIQQPIRYNLQTQQNLNFAHPQQIPTFRPHQFPQSGDSGWSRVHGSSGNVEAIRIDNAVKETRGSLVAAGENVSSIRVSQTVLAQLQQQPDSQLSLGMQMQDVPSLRQLMTLEGKIYAFIHCFVGARGIVTLHDLEVAVCRNEFVDCFDDLKLGPLLRHPLVLLYFPSISGSTGSVQITSEEIISFLDSYLSTYGMDDVKLDDFLDYVAEKKSVIGKEKLGVRIQSLRMYVSFIQDAKRQEGETLETLLTGLHQKHHIPSSKKQRQVKSITVSEQDDLAVLHQKDSCGKHTTFNSSSSDDDDSDDYEVKYVVNSSDHVSSCPYPSVAEEVKKLGRSKKKRKAETKKRKAETRSHEKSDLSKQLRRSPSKLRRGHVKREHEMAKLAVDSDTKQVFSFNEADFTLSEGALRLFISTWKGACKELSMSMFVEKILSFYNLRGSEAQPKTKSKRAKAMSSFPFVGLLHVARELVTEALEEQKPMEITNRNLVAGYDNSAGTSSRATKPPIPLHTMMSSSSTSGNLAHEWNNSISTDLSTRDQFHTGTDRATLLQYTGKKGEEIAFRYYAAKYGKDAVVSWINEQSETGLPYDLVIKNRGGKKEYIEVKATVSAAKDSFNLTVKEWQFANEKGESYVIAHVLLGNSNAILTQHRNLVKLCQEGHLRLMIIMPNQRNGAKIEF, encoded by the exons ATGCAAGGGAATCGCGACGGCTCGTGGCCCCTACGCGCCACCGCGAACGGTGGAAGCGGCGGGTACCATCCTCAACCCACTCGTGTCTACTCCAATTTCAATATCCAACAGCCGATCAGATACAATCTCCAAACCCAGCAGAATCTCAACTTCGCTCATCCACAACAAATCCCAACCTTCCGTCCTCACCAGTTTCCGCAGAGCGGTGATAGTGGTTGGTCTCGAGTCCACGGATCAAGTGGCAATGTAGAAGCCATACGAATCGATAACGCCGTCAAGGAGACGCGTGGATCGCTCGTCGCTGCCGGAGAGAACGTTTCTTCGATCAGAGTGTCGCAAACCGTTCTAGCACAACTACAACAGCAGCCTGATTCTCAGCTATCCTTGGGGATGCAGATGCAAGACGTTCCTTCGCTTCGCCAGCTCATGACCCTTGAAGGCAAG ATATATGCGTTTATCCACTGCTTCGTTGGCGCTAGAGGGATCGTGACTTTGCATGATTTGGAAGTTGCAGTATGCCGAAACGAGTTTGTTGATTGTTTTGATGATCTAAAGTTGGGACCTTTGCTAAGGCATCCACTTGTGTTGCTCTATTTCCCGTCTATCTCCGGTTCTACTGGTTCAGTTCAGATCACTAGCGAGGAGATAATATCGTTTCTTGATAGCTATCTGAGCACTTACGGTATGGACGATGTTAAGCTCGATGACTTCCTTGATTATGTTGCTGAGAAGAAGTCTGTTATAGGCAAGGAGAAGCTTGGTGTGCGTATTCAGAGCTTGCG GATGTATGTATCTTTCATTCAAGATGCAAAGAGACAAGAGGGCGAAACATTGGAGACCTTGCTGACTGGGCTGCATCAGAAGCATCACATCCCCTCATCAAAGAAACAACGACAAGTTAAATCCATTACAGTCTCTGAGCAAGATGACTTGGCTGTTTTACATCAGAAGGATTCTTGTGGCAAGCATACAACGTTTAATTCATCAAGCTCAGATGACGATGATAGTGATGATTATGAGGTTAAATATGTTGTTAATAGCTCTGACCATGTAAGTAGTTGTCCATATCCATCTGTTGCAGAAGAGGTGAAGAAACTTGGGAGGTCTAAAAAGAAAAGGAAAGCAGAAACTAAGAAAAGGAAGGCAGAAACTCGTAGTCATGAAAAATCTGATTTGTCCAAACAGCTTAGAAGAAGCCCCTCTAAATTACGTAGGGGACATGTGAAACGTGAGCATGAGATGGCTAAACTGGCGGTTGATTCTGATACTAAGCAGGTTTTCAGTTTCAATGAGGCTGATTTCACACTCTCTGAAGGAGCTTTGAGATTGTTCATTTCGACTTGGAAGGGCGCATGTAAAGAGCTAAGCATGTCAATG TTTGTCGAGAAGATATTGTCTTTTTACAACTTGAGAGGCTCCGAAGCACAACCTAAGACTAAGAGTAAAAGAGCCAAAGCTATGTCATCATTTCCATTTGTTGGATTACTACATGTCGCT AGAGAGCTTGTAACAGAGGCTCTTGAGGAACAGAAACCAATGGAGATCACAAATAGAAACTTGGTAGCTGGATACGATAATAGTGCAGGCACAAGTTCACGAGCTACGAAGCCACCAATCCCATTGCATACCATGATGAGTAGTAGCTCAACCTCAGGGAATCTTGCTCATGAATGGAACAACTCCATCTCAACTGACTTGAGCACGAGAGATCAGTTTCACACCGGCACAGATCGGGCTACACTTTTGCAATACACTGGTAAAAAAGGTGAAGAGATCGCTTTCAGGTACTATGCTGCAAAATACGGCAAGGACGCTGTGGTTAGCTGGATAAACGAGCAAAGCGAGACCGGGTTACCTTACGACCTAGTAATCAAAAACAGAGGTGGGAAGAAAGAGTACATAGAGGTGAAAGCAACGGTATCAGCAGCTAAAGATTCTTTCAACTTGACGGTGAAGGAGTGGCAATTTGCAAATGAGAAAGGAGAGAGTTACGTGATTGCTCATGTTTTATTAGGCAACAGTAATGCCATCCTCACACAGCATAGGAATCTTGTCAAGCTATGCCAAGAGGGTCATCTCAGGTTAATGATTATCATGCCCAATCAGCGAAACGGCGCCAAAATTGAATTCTAA